The following proteins are encoded in a genomic region of Fretibacterium sp. OH1220_COT-178:
- a CDS encoding citrate lyase acyl carrier protein, whose product MRKAIAGSMESMDCMVSVFERPSGTGITLSIGGSGSELFHSAIVNTVNRTLSAFNIQDIEVHIQDCGALEPVLSARLETALLRYSVASDEREP is encoded by the coding sequence ATGCGTAAGGCCATTGCCGGCTCTATGGAATCAATGGATTGTATGGTTTCTGTTTTCGAGCGTCCTTCAGGAACAGGAATTACATTGAGTATTGGAGGCAGCGGCTCGGAGCTTTTTCACAGTGCTATTGTGAATACCGTAAATCGGACCCTCAGCGCGTTCAACATTCAAGACATTGAGGTGCACATTCAAGATTGCGGAGCCTTGGAGCCGGTGTTGTCCGCACGCCTTGAGACAGCATTACTACGCTATTCGGTAGCATCCGACGAGAGGGAGCCCTAA
- a CDS encoding HpcH/HpaI aldolase/citrate lyase family protein, with product MMYLPGNNPNMLLRGHLFRPDGLIFDLEDSVPANEKLAARILVGKILSFLDFGGCELTIRINGTDSDYWRDDITAIFDAAAANPQITGIRVPKVESPQEVVVLDEMLSELEDKSNIPPGHIRIFCLLESASAIWRAFDIATASSRVTALIPGGEDLAADLKTSRSKDEIELDWIRRMLVVAARAAGVDALDAAYPHIHDLEGLKTQTAFVRQLGFDGKSVLHPNQIPIIHEAYTPTDQEVRKALRIVQAAEEAERRGQGAVSVDGRLVDRPVIKRAQYLLQLAGPMHGRDTHDVPPDKG from the coding sequence ATGATGTACCTGCCGGGCAACAATCCTAACATGTTGCTGCGTGGGCACCTGTTCCGGCCCGACGGCTTGATCTTCGATTTGGAGGACTCCGTTCCGGCCAATGAAAAACTTGCGGCCCGCATCCTGGTTGGGAAGATCTTATCTTTTCTGGACTTCGGGGGCTGTGAGCTCACAATACGCATCAACGGTACCGACTCGGATTATTGGCGAGACGACATTACAGCGATCTTTGATGCAGCAGCAGCCAATCCTCAGATAACAGGTATACGTGTCCCCAAGGTGGAATCCCCCCAAGAGGTCGTCGTTCTGGACGAAATGCTCTCCGAACTGGAGGACAAGAGCAATATTCCCCCAGGACATATTCGCATTTTTTGTCTGCTGGAAAGCGCCTCGGCTATCTGGCGTGCATTCGATATCGCTACGGCCTCCTCACGTGTAACAGCTCTGATACCCGGAGGCGAGGACCTCGCAGCCGATCTCAAAACAAGCCGTTCCAAGGACGAGATCGAATTGGATTGGATTCGACGTATGCTCGTCGTAGCGGCGCGTGCCGCTGGAGTCGACGCCCTAGACGCCGCTTATCCTCACATTCACGATCTCGAGGGGCTGAAAACGCAAACGGCTTTTGTCCGCCAATTGGGGTTTGACGGAAAAAGTGTCCTGCATCCAAACCAGATCCCGATAATCCACGAGGCCTACACACCGACGGACCAAGAAGTCCGAAAAGCTCTCCGCATCGTCCAAGCAGCCGAGGAGGCCGAACGGCGGGGGCAGGGCGCGGTAAGCGTCGACGGACGTCTTGTTGATCGCCCCGTCATCAAACGTGCTCAGTATCTTCTTCAGCTGGCCGGACCGATGCACGGCCGCGATACCCACGATGTCCCGCCCGATAAAGGATGA
- the citF gene encoding citrate lyase subunit alpha — translation MPENSLGRKLPDRIEGYGPVIPYRGLETRMPEGRGLGRKLKTPSRHAQKLLSSLEEAIGASGLRNGMTVSFHHHLRNGDKVVCHVLDTCARMGIGDLTLFPTALFDTHEPLIEHIKSGVIRRIMGSVNGAIGRHVSYGGMSVPVVLRSHGGRPRAIISGETPIDVAFIAAPAADKFGNLSGGFGKSACGSIGYAHTDAQYANCVVAITDHLESCLLAPISIPQTYTDFVVELPDIGDPKGIVSGSTIITKDPLRLLIARYTARLIELSPHFKENFSFQTGAGGIPLAVTTFLEEAMTRRKVKGDFGLGGITEHFVALLQQGLLRRLLDVQSFDLTAVNSLCSNINHMEISADWYANPWNAGAAVNLLDVVVLGATQIDRNFNVNVNTESNGLLLHGTGGHQDTAAGAKLTIIAQPLLRGRIPCVVENVHSLTTPGEAVDALVTEYGITINPRRTDLMDCLRDRKNLPLVSMEQLIDLAQKLSGPMNPPQLEDRIVAVVEWRDGSVLDVIRQCSTH, via the coding sequence ATGCCGGAAAATTCTCTGGGACGGAAGCTCCCGGATCGTATCGAGGGATATGGCCCGGTCATTCCCTATCGGGGATTGGAAACCAGGATGCCCGAAGGACGCGGACTGGGGAGGAAACTCAAAACCCCTTCGCGACATGCGCAAAAGCTGCTTTCCAGCCTTGAGGAGGCGATAGGGGCCTCGGGACTGCGCAATGGGATGACGGTATCTTTTCACCATCATCTCCGCAACGGCGACAAGGTCGTCTGCCACGTTCTCGACACTTGTGCCCGAATGGGAATAGGCGACCTTACACTTTTCCCGACAGCTTTGTTCGACACACACGAGCCGCTGATTGAACATATAAAAAGCGGAGTGATTCGCCGGATCATGGGTTCCGTGAATGGAGCCATTGGTCGGCACGTATCGTATGGAGGAATGTCGGTCCCAGTGGTACTGAGAAGCCACGGAGGTCGTCCACGAGCAATTATCTCCGGCGAAACACCCATTGACGTTGCTTTCATAGCTGCTCCGGCGGCAGATAAATTTGGAAATCTCTCGGGAGGTTTCGGTAAATCCGCCTGCGGCTCCATCGGATACGCGCACACGGACGCGCAGTACGCAAACTGCGTTGTTGCAATTACCGACCACCTGGAGTCCTGCCTGTTGGCCCCCATATCCATTCCACAGACATACACCGACTTTGTCGTCGAACTTCCGGATATAGGAGATCCCAAGGGAATTGTCTCCGGGAGCACTATCATCACCAAGGACCCGCTGCGCCTCTTAATAGCTCGCTACACCGCCCGTTTAATCGAGCTCTCACCTCACTTCAAAGAAAATTTTTCGTTTCAGACGGGCGCAGGCGGTATTCCTCTGGCCGTGACGACCTTTCTGGAGGAAGCCATGACCCGCAGAAAGGTAAAAGGAGACTTCGGATTGGGCGGCATAACCGAACACTTCGTAGCCCTCCTCCAACAAGGCCTTCTCAGACGTTTATTGGACGTTCAATCTTTTGACTTGACAGCCGTCAACTCCCTTTGCTCCAACATCAACCATATGGAGATCTCCGCGGATTGGTATGCAAACCCCTGGAACGCCGGTGCGGCTGTCAATCTGTTAGATGTGGTCGTCCTGGGCGCCACTCAAATCGACAGAAATTTCAACGTCAACGTGAACACCGAGTCCAACGGTCTCCTTCTTCACGGAACGGGCGGGCATCAGGATACTGCGGCAGGGGCGAAACTGACGATCATAGCCCAACCTCTTTTGAGAGGACGCATTCCTTGCGTGGTCGAAAACGTACACAGCCTCACCACCCCTGGAGAAGCCGTCGATGCCCTGGTCACAGAATATGGCATCACCATCAACCCCAGGCGCACCGACCTGATGGACTGTCTTCGCGACAGGAAGAACCTGCCTCTTGTGAGCATGGAGCAATTGATTGACCTAGCCCAAAAACTGTCGGGGCCAATGAATCCCCCTCAATTGGAAGATCGCATTGTCGCGGTTGTGGAGTGGCGCGACGGCAGCGTCCTGGATGTCATTCGCCAATGTAGTACCCACTAG